A region of Lycium barbarum isolate Lr01 chromosome 3, ASM1917538v2, whole genome shotgun sequence DNA encodes the following proteins:
- the LOC132632684 gene encoding zinc finger protein BRUTUS-like At1g74770, with protein MEEGEPEKDVDMVDLTSSSAGVKLVDAPILFFVISHKAITLELADIHRVAVEALDTGSQGVELVRVLSRRLEFLQIVYKYHCAAEDEVVFLALDAQVKNVVFTYSLEHKSIDDLFSSIFKCIDCLQKEKEDFSKLFNGLTCYIGTIESFISQHMLKEEKQIFPSLMKRFSSKEQARLVWQYLCSVPMLLLEDFLPWVITTLSSVGKTDFLNFIHVVLPEETLIQELFISWLDNTELSAQSCLEHGKGTKSHYGIANMKHMLKLGTMVVHSSEMKLLTKKNPIDGFHLWHAAIRRDLKEILEELHQLRSSFCLSTLMSLVAQLKFFADVLNFYSIALDKIFYPLVDELTKNDPSTSHEQFSEGSRIEELQRLLYCKLQGGIQLNVLVEMLCQEVESFVGRISKKLHFLETQVFLVIRENCSHELQLWLLYRSLQMLPLGLLKCMIIWFSAHLSEDESKLILNNVMRGSPVVNRSFASLLYEWVRMGYSGKISLEKFRKDLEEMFSSRSSLLEKSFNNSGSSSSQLDMQSFDKSNNLLLQPASSMTSNNTVSYHPSSLSIIEKIDTSYSSGINTHIFFSDSQKNLSFFPGTSSRSSNDVNIPNREFIPIDFVHFFHKALRNDIQHVVSLSVKLAEDVGILAEFHRRFHLLHFLLRHHSNSEDEVAFPALESRVTFQNISHSYTLDHNLEVEHFNKVSVILSKLISLQDDEVVDGKKLRYKRLCLKLHNACMSMQQTLTDHINHEEIELWPLFREHFSVEEQEKIVGNMFGRTKAEFLQEIIPWLMASLTPGEQHSMMFLLRKVTRHTKFFEWLGEWWEPIKREESLNVEKEPKISPVLSVDPLEAVSTYLSRNGVKQGIWNEKGSEFSSAEFVNRDCCQHVSLSADKKHNAKGKENVDLSEDKARFSTAVDKKKCTETDVCVAQKETTCQGKEMCCKSRKQEHHLMAQEELVAVIRRISCDSSLDSEKKSHLMQSLLMSQWIVTQKLSNSEVAASNDMEKFAGQFPSYRDEHKSVFGCNHYKRNNKLLAPCCKKLFTCIRCHDETTDHDHSLDRKTITQMMCMKCLKIQPIGPSCSTPSCSGFSMGRYYCKICKLFDDERQIYHCPFCNLCRLGKGLGVDYFHCMNCNACMSKSLSVHVCREKCLEENCPICHEYIFTSTNPVKALPCGHLMHSVCFQEYTCTHYTCPICSKSLGDMQVYFEMLDALLSEQKIPEEYAGQTQAILCNDCEKRGTASFHWLYHKCSYCASYNTRLV; from the exons ATGGAAGAAGGAGAACCCGAAAAAGATGTGGACATGGTGGACTTGACCTCTTCTTCAGCTGGTGTGAAACTGGTTGACGCACCTATTCTTTTCTTTGTTATTTCTCACAAGGCTATTACACTTGAGCTTGCTGATATCCACCGTGTAGCTGTCGAGGCGTTGGATACTGGCTCACAAGGCGTTGAATTAGTTCGTGTTCTTAGCAGGCGGTTAGAGTTCTTGCAAATTGTATATAAGTACCATTGTGCTGCTGAAGATGAG GTCGTCTTTCTTGCACTTGATGCACAAGTGAAGAATGTAGTCTTTACATATTCTTTGGAGCATAAAAGTATCGATGATTTGTTCAGTTCCATCTTCAAATGTATAGATTGCTTACAAAAGGAAAAGGAGGATTTTTCCAAGCTGTTTAATGGACTTACATGTTACATAGGTACCATTGAGTCTTTCATCTCTCAACATATGCTGAAAGAAGAGAAGCAg ATCTTTCCTTCGTTGATGAAGCGGTTCTCTTCCAAAGAACAGGCTAGGCTTGTCTGGCAGTATCTATGTAGTGTTCCCATGTTGTTACTGGAGGATTTTTTGCCTTGGGTAATAACTACTCTTTCTTCAGTTGGAAAGACAGACTTTCTGAATTTCATTCATGTAGTTTTACCCGAAGAGACACTTATCCAAGAG TTGTTCATCTCATGGCTTGATAATACTGAGCTGTCTGCCCAATCCTGCTTAGAACATGGAAAAGGAACTAAATCTCATTATGGAATAGCCAATATGAAACACATGTTAAAGCTGGGAACCATGGTGGTTCATTCCAGTGAAATGAAGCTACTGACAAAAAAGAACCCGATTGATGGTTTCCATCTTTGGCATGCTGCTATCAGAAGAGATCTGAAAGAAATTCTGGAGGAACTACATCAATTAAGAAGCTCATTTTGTTTATCAACCTTAATGTCATTGGTAGCTCAGTTGAAGTTTTTTGCAGATGTTCTCAACTTCTACAG CATTGCACTGGATAAAATCTTCTACCCCTTGGTAGATGAACTCACCAAGAATGACCCATCAACTTCTCATGAACAATTTAGTGAAGGGAGTCGAATTGAAGAACTACAGAGATTATTATACTGCAAGCTGCAAGGTGGGATACAGTTAAATGTTCTCGTTGAAATGCTTTGCCAGGAAGTAGAGTCATTTGTTGGGAGGATCAGCAAAAAGCTTCATTTTCTAGAAACACAG GTTTTTTTGGTCATTAGAGAGAACTGCAGCCATGAATTGCAGCTCTGGTTATTGTACAGAAGCCTTCAGATGTTGCCACTCGGGTTGCTAAAGTGCATGATTATCTGGTTCTCAGCTCATTTATCTGAGGATGAGTCCAAACTGATCTTAAATAACGTAATGCGGGGATCTCCTGTCGTTAACAGGTCCTTTGCTTCTCTCTTGTATGAATGGGTTCGGATGGGCTATTCTGGCAAGATTTCTCTTGAAAAGTTTAGAAAAGATTTGGAAGAAATGTTCAGTAGCAGAAGTTCCTTGCTGGAGAAGTCATTTAATAATTCTGGAAGTTCTTCCTCACAATTGGACATGCAATCATTTGATAAATCTAATAATCTGTTATTGCAACCAGCTTCATCCATGACATCAAACAATACAGTATCTTATCACCCTTCTTCCCTTAGCATCATTGAGAAGATTGATACATCTTATTCTTCTGGGATCAATACACATATATTTTTCTCAGACTCACAGAAAAACTTATCCTTCTTTCCTGGAACTTCTTCCAGATCAAGCAATGATGTAAACATTCCAAATCGTGAGTTTATACCAATAGACTTTGTCCATTTCTTTCACAAAGCCCTGAGAAACGATATACAGCATGTTGTCTCCTTGTCAGTTAAGCTGGCTGAAGATGTTGGAATTCTTGCTGAATTTCACAGACGCTTCCATCTTCTACACTTCCTATTGAGGCATCATAGTAATTCTGAGGATGAAGTTGCCTTTCCCGCTTTGGAATCAAGGGTAACATTCCAAAATATTAGCCATTCCTACACCCTTGACCATAATTTGGAGGTAGAGCATTTCAACAAGGTTTCTGTTATCTTAAGTAAGCTCATCAGTTTGCAAGATGATGAGGTAGTTGATGGTAAGAAGCTCAGGTATAAAAGACTTTGCTTAAAGCTCCATAATGCATGCATGTCTATGCAACAAACATTAACTGACCACATCAACCATGAAGAAATTGAACTATGGCCACTATTCAGAGAACATTTTTCTGTTGAGGAACAAGAAAAGATTGTCGGAAACATGTTTGGACGAACAAAAGCAGAGTTTCTACAAGAAATTATTCCGTGGTTGATGGCATCTCTAACACCAGGTGAACAGCATAGCATGATGTTTTTGTTGCGCAAAGTTACAAGACATACAAAGTTCTTTGAGTGGCTGGGAGAATGGTGGGAACCTATAAAGAGAGAAGAGAGTCTAAATGTAGAAAAGGAACCAAAGATTTCTCCTGTATTGTCTGTTGATCCTCTAGAAGCTGTCTCTACATATTTGTCAAGAAATGGTGTTAAACAAGGAATCTGGAATGAGAAAGGATCAGAGTTTTCATCAGCAGAGTTTGTTAATCGTGACTGTTGTCAGCATGTATCTTTAAGTGCAGACAAAAAACACAATGCCAAGGGAAAAGAAAATGTTGATCTATCTGAAGATAAAGCACGATTTTCCACTGCTGTTGACAAGAAGAAATGCACCGAGACAGATGTCTGTGTTGCTCAGAAAGAGACAACTTGCCAGGGTAAAGAAATGTGTTGCAAATCAAGGAAACAGGAGCACCATCTTATGGCTCAAGAGGAACTGGTTGCTGTAATTAGGAGAATATCCTGTGACTCATCTTTGGATTCTGAAAAGAAATCACATCTCATGCAGAGCTTGCTGATGAG TCAATGGATTGTGACTCAAAAGCTATCTAATTCTGAGGTTGCTGCTTCAAACGATATGGAGAAATTCGCTGGTCAGTTTCCCTCTTATCGTGATGAACACAAATCTGTATTTGGTTGCAACCATTACAAGAGGAACAACAAGCTTCTTGCTCCATGCTGCAAGAAGCTTTTTACATGCATACGGTGTCATGATGAAACTACTGATCATGATCACAGTCTGGACAG AAAAACTATCACACAGATGATGTGTATGAAGTGCTTGAAAATACAACCTATCGGTCCTAGTTGCTCAACTCCCTCCTGCAGTGGCTTCTCCATGGGTAGATACTATTGCAAAATTTGCAAGCTGTTTGATGATGAAAG GCAAATCTACCACTGCCCATTCTGCAATCTATGCCGGTTGGGAAAAGGATTAGGGGTTGATTACTTCCATTGCATGAATTGCAATGCTTGCATGTCAAAGTCTCTTTCCGTTCACGTATGCCGAGAGAAGTGTCTGGAGGAAAACTGTCCAATCTGCCACGAGTACATATTCACTTCGACCAATCCTGTCAAAGCACTTCCTTGTGGCCATCTGATGCACTCCGTATGTTTTCAG GAATACACTTGTACTCATTACACATGTCCAATCTGTAGCAAGTCACTTGGGGACATGCAG GTGTACTTTGAGATGTTAGATGCATTGCTGTCTGAACAGAAAATTCCTGAGGAGTATGCTGGCCAGACTCAG GCTATACTATGCAATGATTGTGAAAAGAGAGGAACAGCATCCTTCCACTGGCTCTATCATA